A single Clostridium sp. AN503 DNA region contains:
- a CDS encoding phage tail protein gives MVDYKRGELLQIIPVNLLSPEVMAISYAVEEEKRIFLRYTAATSLYAAISDVPESVLDLMALELNAQYYEQNLPRNVKEQLVEQTLLWYMHAGTPSVLTEFLKTIMAGGYIKEWYEYGGEPYFFNAYARVDENMELPLGYGKNVKQRINIYKNARSWMEWFSFVINTQVLAVARAGNRMKMQLSFFSRDNQPFSFLNGLWTLGGSRYLNGYEGEALVDFYPVRQSLRIAAGAVFEAANIWSVRANTSYVEMLAEEAMRLSGSKKMDVSAGTVLEVTAEHSYNTLTDSYMTKMNQMDDSWKLNGDRKLDGGRYIL, from the coding sequence TGGCGAGCTTTTACAAATCATACCAGTCAACCTGCTGTCACCGGAGGTGATGGCAATCAGTTATGCGGTTGAGGAGGAAAAACGCATATTTTTGCGGTATACAGCAGCAACAAGCCTTTACGCAGCAATAAGCGATGTACCGGAGTCGGTACTGGACTTGATGGCGCTTGAACTTAATGCACAGTATTATGAGCAGAATCTTCCTAGAAACGTAAAAGAACAGCTGGTAGAGCAGACGCTCTTGTGGTATATGCATGCTGGGACACCATCGGTATTGACAGAATTTTTAAAAACAATCATGGCAGGAGGATATATTAAAGAGTGGTACGAGTATGGAGGCGAACCGTATTTTTTTAATGCCTATGCCAGGGTGGATGAGAACATGGAACTCCCACTTGGATATGGCAAAAATGTAAAACAGCGGATCAACATCTATAAAAATGCAAGATCTTGGATGGAGTGGTTTTCCTTTGTGATCAACACGCAGGTTTTGGCTGTGGCCAGAGCGGGAAATCGCATGAAGATGCAGCTGTCTTTCTTCTCCAGGGATAACCAGCCGTTTTCTTTCTTGAATGGGCTCTGGACGCTGGGAGGGAGTCGGTATCTTAACGGGTACGAAGGGGAGGCGCTGGTTGATTTTTATCCGGTTCGGCAATCCCTGCGAATTGCAGCCGGGGCAGTATTCGAAGCCGCAAATATATGGAGTGTAAGAGCAAATACATCATATGTTGAGATGTTGGCGGAAGAGGCTATGCGCTTAAGCGGTTCGAAAAAAATGGATGTCAGTGCAGGCACTGTACTTGAAGTGACGGCGGAACATTCATACAATACTTTGACAGACAGTTATATGACAAAAATGAATCAGATGGATGATAGCTGGAAACTGAACGGCGACCGGAAACTGGATGGCGGCCGTTATATTTTATAA